Within Flavobacterium pisciphilum, the genomic segment TTAGGTATCATATCATGAAATAAGCTAACAATTTCATCCTTACTCCAAAATAAATTTATTTTCATTTCATTTATCCGTTTAGTGAAATTTTCTAGCTTTATATTATTAAAATTAACATCGTTTTTAATAATTCCTAGATTATCAAATCGATCCATATCTAAAACTTCCTTATCTGTGAAAAATTCTTCAAAATCTTTCTCTCCAGTTGTATCACTTCCGGTAAATAAGCATGGCCATTTTTTTTGCTTAATCAATTCTTCTACATTTTTTCTAGCTTCTTCTTCAGACTCACATAAATAAGGTTCATATCCAATTTCAGCTAAATACTTTACTGCAATATCTGCAAAAGAAATCAAATGCAAATTCTCATTTAATTTAGGAAAAAAAATATCCCTGTTATCTCCAAAAATACAAGACATTAAACAAAGTTCTCCTGATTCTTTAGGAGTGACAAAATAACGTTTAATATCATTTGGTGCCACAATTGGCTGTCTTTTTATAATTCGCTGATTAAAACCATGTAATAAAGAACCATCAGAAAAAGCTACATTAGCGAATCGAGCTGTGGAAATTTTAATTTGTTGACTTTTACGCATTAAATACATTTCCATAATCCTTTTAGAAGCGCCCATCATATTTACTGGATTAGCTGCTTTATCTGTAGAAACACAAAAATATTTTTTTGTTCCCTTATCAATAGATTGCCGCAATGTTTTCTCTGTATTAAAAATATTAACATCAATCATCCGCATTAAAGTGAAAGAATCCTTTTCACTTCTCACATGTTTTAAAGCAGATAAATTTAACACGTAATCATATTTACCATCTGATTTTATAAAAGCATCATATTCAATTGACCCAATATCCAATGCAAATGTCTGAAAATCACCATCAATATAACCGTATGAACTTCTCAAATCTCTTACTAGCTCTACCATGTTATTCTCACTAATATCTACAACATGCAACTTTAGTGGATTGCGTTTAAAAATCTCTTTAGTGACAGCCTGCCCAATAGAGCCAGCTCCACCAATAACCAAAAAACTAGATCCTTGAACCTCATCTTTTAATGCATTTTCATAAACTAAAATATCATTATTAAATATTTCTTTGTCTCTACCAATTAATTTAAGAATGTTCATTATTAATATGCTTAAAATATTATTATTTAGAAATAATTAAACCGACAATTCTTTCCCTACTTTACGAACTATTAAACCAATAATCATTAATAGTACAGCTAAAAAACCACCGAGTACAACCCCTTTTGCTTTACCAAAACGATCCTTAAATAAAGGCAAAATAGGCTTATCAATAACTTGTATCAATGGTGTTTCTTTACGTAATGTTACTTTTGCTAATTCGCTTTGCTTTACTAATTCTGTTAAAATAGCAGTATTAGCTTGTACATCTACTTGTCTCCTTGCCGAAGGGGCTCTACGGACGTTCATAGCTGGATTTAAATTAAAAGTATTATCATTTGCAACTGCAACACCAGTAATAGATCCATTTAGTTCTCCACGAATAGAATCAGTTTGCCTTTGCAAGATAGCCATATTCATTCTTGCCTTTTTACTCTTAGTGTCTACATAAAAATTAGATACTTCTTTCGCCAACGCTTCACAAAAATATTTGGCAAATAATTCATTAGTAGAGGACATATCAATTGAAATAATTGATATTTTTTTATCTTTTTGACCAACAACCAATCCTCCCTTAGATACGCCTTGATAAATTGAACCTAAAATACTGTCATGAACTCGTGTAAATTTATCACGATTCCTATTAGGCAAAAAAATAATATTAGCGAACTTAGGATTAGTCTTCCAGCTATCTCTTAACTCATTAATTTCTATATACATTTCTGCCAAAGAAATTCTTTTACCGTTGTAATCAACAGGAGTCAATAATGTCTGTTCAACCATTCTACGAGATTTAAATAACTCTGTCAAATTTGACCCCGTAAAAATACTTCCACCACTACCACCTAAATCTAACCCCAATGAACCTGCTAAACCTAATGCACTTCCCAAACCACCACCAGATTTTTCATCCTCTAAAGCAAACGATAAAGTAGCAGTATAGACTGGTTTTTTTATAAATGAATAGGTTAATCCCAAAGTGGCTCCTAGTATTCCTGCCAATACGATAATTTTCCATTTCGACAATAAATAGTTATACCATTCCTTTACTTTTTCTAATAACTCTTTTAACGAAATCTCATCGTTTTCAATAGGTCTATTATCCATTCTTAGAAATTATTTTTTATTTAAAAGCAGTTATAACCAACAATGCCAAACTCGAAATTACGCTACCAATACCAACCCATTCCCCAGCAGTCATCTTTTTAACTACTGGTTTTTCAGGAACCACAA encodes:
- a CDS encoding UDP-N-acetylglucosamine 4,6-dehydratase; amino-acid sequence: MNILKLIGRDKEIFNNDILVYENALKDEVQGSSFLVIGGAGSIGQAVTKEIFKRNPLKLHVVDISENNMVELVRDLRSSYGYIDGDFQTFALDIGSIEYDAFIKSDGKYDYVLNLSALKHVRSEKDSFTLMRMIDVNIFNTEKTLRQSIDKGTKKYFCVSTDKAANPVNMMGASKRIMEMYLMRKSQQIKISTARFANVAFSDGSLLHGFNQRIIKRQPIVAPNDIKRYFVTPKESGELCLMSCIFGDNRDIFFPKLNENLHLISFADIAVKYLAEIGYEPYLCESEEEARKNVEELIKQKKWPCLFTGSDTTGEKDFEEFFTDKEVLDMDRFDNLGIIKNDVNFNNIKLENFTKRINEMKINLFWSKDEIVSLFHDMIPNFGHKETGKYLDSKM
- a CDS encoding Wzz/FepE/Etk N-terminal domain-containing protein; translated protein: MDNRPIENDEISLKELLEKVKEWYNYLLSKWKIIVLAGILGATLGLTYSFIKKPVYTATLSFALEDEKSGGGLGSALGLAGSLGLDLGGSGGSIFTGSNLTELFKSRRMVEQTLLTPVDYNGKRISLAEMYIEINELRDSWKTNPKFANIIFLPNRNRDKFTRVHDSILGSIYQGVSKGGLVVGQKDKKISIISIDMSSTNELFAKYFCEALAKEVSNFYVDTKSKKARMNMAILQRQTDSIRGELNGSITGVAVANDNTFNLNPAMNVRRAPSARRQVDVQANTAILTELVKQSELAKVTLRKETPLIQVIDKPILPLFKDRFGKAKGVVLGGFLAVLLMIIGLIVRKVGKELSV